A single window of Malus sylvestris chromosome 5, drMalSylv7.2, whole genome shotgun sequence DNA harbors:
- the LOC126624835 gene encoding receptor-like protein EIX2 isoform X1, with protein sequence MDTLLANTLFNPLNISLSFLILLLASTYLPTTIICLGDVGVPSTGTVKPLCIEEERRALVSFKQHLVDPSGRLSSWAGHDCCRWEGISCNNSTGHVVKMDLRNPYPDSRSYEEWDESAYERSFLGGKINASLLSLKHLKYLDLSCNEFQGIRIPMFFGELKSLQYLNFYFASFEGEIPPSLGNLSSLNILDLGMNSHLSSRNLTWLSHLSSLKYLNLNYMDLSRTGASWAYHINMLPSLLELHLSSCQIESIPLSLQRVNFLPLSLQRINLTSLFVLDMSNNGIKRSSFPNWFFNLTSLITLDLSWNTFSSPFPNEFANFKSLEHLDLSGTGLKGQIPKVIGNLCKLKVLSLSGNKFDGGGIEEFWRSVSNCPNNSLELLDLSSCELESQLPTSLGVLKSLLNLYLGGNSLWGSIPDSIGNLSSLKSLYLSSNKMNGSIPKSLGQLYELVDLDLSNNSWEGTLTEAHFRNLTRLQDFQVGIQVTNAPMSLIFDVASVWDPPFKLQSIAIINCRVGPGFWVWLQSQTELIHVILSGIGTSEDFIPEEWLLKMSSQLKYLDLSNNQLRGNLPSPLKFPNLGFIDLSHNQLEGPLPLWWSTSFDSLYLDRNLFSGPIPSNIDQMMPKLYILDLSENHLNDTIPPSICNMQNLEYLSIRSNQFSGEFPHAWSVGSKILLLDVGHNNLSGNIPTSLGVLSSLEVLKLNNNNLSGEIPDSLQNCSGLKSLDLGHNKLFGNIPLWIGGSNVSLLYRLQLRSNVFTGHIPQQLCNLRNLHILDLGHNNLSGTIPKCLDTLTSLVNNNSNDFDMSDEQATLTLKGAELVYNRTLRLVKSIDLSSNNLQGEIPEEISNLFLLGTLNLSMNQLTGKIPSKIGNLHLLETLDLSHNNLSGHVPQSLSSLTSLSHLNLSYNNLTGRIPSGSQLQTLNDLSIYMNNPSLCGVPLSTNCPGDDTFPAKDANDKNEDGNHDKLWFYVSVVLGFIVGFWGICGTLILKTSWRYAYFQFFDNIKDKVALANALKLACFKRIVFGV encoded by the coding sequence ATGGATACCTTGCTTGCAAACACCTTATTCAATCCCCTCAAtatttctctctcctttctcattTTGCTTTTGGCATCTACGTATCTACCCACTACCATAATCTGCTTGGGTGATGTCGGAGTTCCGAGCACTGGCACTGTGAAACCATTATGCATTGAGGAAGAAAGGCGAGCACTTGTCAGCTTTAAACAACATCTTGTTGATCCTTCTGGTAGGCTTTCCTCTTGGGCGGGTCATGATTGCTGTCGATGGGAAGGAATTTCATGCAACAACAGCACCGGCCATGTTGTGAAGATGGACCTCCGGAATCCATATCCAGATTCCCGTTCTTATGAAGAGTGGGACGAGTCGGCTTATGAAAGGTCTTTCCTGGGAGGTAAGATAAATGCTTCTTTGTTGAGCTTGAAACATTTAAAATACCTGGACCTCAGCTGTAATGAGTTTCAGGGCATTCGCATTCCGATGTTCTTTGGGGAGCTTAAAAGTTTGCAATATCTCAATTTCTACTTTGCGTCATTTGAGGGAGAGATTCCCCCCTCTCTTGGTAACCTGTCAAGCCTGAATATTCTTGATCTCGGGATGAATTCCCACTTGTCTTCCAGAAACTTGACTTGGCTTTCTCACCTCTCTTCCCTAAAATACCTTAATCTCAATTACATGGACCTTAGCCGCACAGGAGCCAGTTGGGCATATCATATTAACATGCTTCCTTCATTGTTAGAGTTACACTTATCTTCGTGTCAAATTGAAAGCATTCCACTCTCACTCCAAAGGGTTAACTTCCTTCCACTCTCACTCCAGAGGATTAACTTGACATCACTTTTTGTCCTTGATATGTCGAATAACGGTATTAAACGTTCTTCATTTCCCAATTGGTTTTTTAATCTTACTAGCCTCATAACACTTGATCTATCGTGGAATACTTTCAGTAGTCCTTTTCCAAATGAATTTGCAAACTTCAAATCTCTAGAACACCTTGATTTATCGGGAACAGGCTTAAAAGGTCAAATTCCGAAAGTTATTGGAAATTTGTGCAAGCTAAAGGTCTTAAGCCTTTCTGGCAACAAGTTTGATGGTGGGGGGATTGAAGAGTTTTGGAGGAGCGTCTCAAATTGTCCAAATAATTCATTAGAGTTGCTAGATTTGTCTTCTTGTGAGCTGGAAAGCCAACTGCCGACCTCCTTGGGAGTGTTAAAAAGTTTGCTGAATCTCTACCTTGGTGGAAACTCTTTGTGGGGCTCAATTCCAGATTCCATCGGAAACTTGTCGTCCTTGAAATCATTGTACCTCTCTTCTAATAAGATGAATGGCTCCATTCCAAAAAGTCTGGGACAACTCTATGAGCTAGTTGACCTCGATCTGTCTAATAATTCATGGGAAGGTACTCTAACGGAAGCCCATTTCAGAAACCTCACGAGATTACAAGATTTTCAAGTAGGAATTCAAGTCACAAACGCACCCATGTCCCTCATTTTTGACGTGGCTTCTGTTTGGGATCCTCCTTTCAAGCTCCAGTCAATTGCGATCATAAACTGTCGGGTAGGTCCTGGTTTTTGGGTATGGCTTCAATCTCAAACTGAACTGATCCATGTCATTCTTAGTGGTATTGGAACCTCTGAAGATTTCATCCCAGAGGAATGGTTGTTGAAGATGTCTTCCCAACTCAAATATTTGGATTTATCTAACAACCAATTACGTGGAAACCTTCCATCCCCTTTGAAATTTCCAAATTTAGGGTTTATTGATTTGAGTCATAATCAGTTGGAGGGCCCACTCCCACTTTGGTGGTCCACTAGTTTCGATTCCCTTTATCTTGATAGGAATCTATTTTCCGGGCCAATTCCCTCCAATATTGACCAAATGATGCCCAAGTTGTACATTTTGGATCTTTCTGAGAATCATTTGAATGACACTATTCCTCCCTCTATCTGCAACATGCAAAACTTGGAATACTTGTCCATAAGGAGCAATCAATTTTCTGGGGAATTCCCTCATGCATGGAGTGTGGGAAGCAAAATTTTGCTTCTAGATGTTGGTCACAACAATCTCTCTGGCAATATTCCCACTTCATTGGGGGTGTTAAGTTCACTGGAAGTATTAAAGCTCAACAACAATAATTTGAGTGGTGAAATTCCTGATTCCTTGCAAAATTGTTCTGGTTTGAAGAGTCTTGATCTTGGACACAACAAGTTATTTGGGAACATACCTTTATGGATAGGAGGATCAAATGTATCCTTGTTGTATAGGCTACAATTACGATCCAACGTTTTTACAGGACATATTCCCCAGCAACTGTGCAATCTTCGGAACCTTCACATCCTCGATCTTGGTCACAATAACCTTTCAGGTACTATTCCCAAGTGTTTGGATACTTTAACTTCGCTGGTCAACAATAATTCTAATGACTTCGATATGTCTGATGAGCAAGCCACACTAACACTAAAAGGAGCGGAGCTTGTGTACAACAGGACTCTAAGACTTGTAAAGAGCATTGATCTTTCATCAAATAATTTACAAGGTGAGATTCCTGAAGAAATAAGCAACCTCTTCCTGTTGGGCACCCTGAATTTGTCCATGAATCAATTGACTGGAAAGATCCCCTCCAAGATCGGAAACTTGCATTTGCTCGAAACTCTTGATTTGTCACACAACAACCTTTCAGGACATGTTCCTCAAAGCTTGTCATCTTTAACCTCTTTGTCCCACTTGAACTTGTCTTATAACAACTTGACTGGAAGAATTCCTTCTGGAAGCCAGCTTCAAACGCTCAATGATTTGTCCATTTATATGAACAATCCATCGTTATGTGGCGTTCCTCTCTCAACTAATTGCCCTGGAGATGACACTTTCCCAGCTAAGGATGCGAATGACAAGAATGAAGATGGAAATCATGATAAGTTGTGGTTCTATGTCAGTGTGGTACTTGGATTCATTGTAG